GCGACCGGGAGCGGGTGGTGCTGAAGGCCTCCCGCTTCGTGGAGGAGCTGCCCGGCGAGCCGCCGGTGTACGAGCGCTGGCAGCTCGACGAGCCCGCCGCGGTGCCCGCCCTGCCGGCCGCGAACGACCCGGCCGCGCTGCCCTCCGGCGTGGCCGGCACCGAAGGCGCGCGCGTCATCCCGCTCCTGTTCGGGAAGGCGCCCGAGCCCCGGCCGCCCGCAGGCGGGGAGGGGCCGGGGCCGGACGACCCGGAGGGCGGCGACGACGTGCCGTTCTGACGGCGCGCCGGCGCCAGCAGCGCCCTCCCGGGCCGCGGTCACTCACCGCGCGCGCTTCGCATTCTGGCGCTCGCGCTGCTCGATCTGGAGCCGCACCTGCTTCACCCACTCGAGCGAGGCGCGCTCCTCGGCGGTGATCCCCGCCGCGCTCGCCTCGCCCACCGCGGCCGCCTGCCCGCCGTGCCGCGCCCGCTCTTGGTAGCGGAGGAAGTTCGGGATGGCGATCGCCGCCAGGATGCCGATCATGGCGACCGCGAAGAGCGGCGCCGCCGCGGGCCCGCCCGCGAGCCCGCCCACCACCGGCGACACGAGCCACGCGAGCGGGTGGCGCCGCACGCCCGCGCTCGCCTGCGCCTGGGAGACCTGCTGCAGCGCGACGACCCGCTTGCACAGGTAGGGGTGGGTCGCGGAGAGCTCCAGCGCCGCCATCCAGAAGCCGCCGGTCTCGCTGTGCTGGGCGGTGAAGGCGCCCAGGTCGGCGCGGCTCGCCACGCGGCCACCGGCGGCCAGCACCAGCAGCGCGCGGGCGGCCTGCTCGAGGTCGCCCGCCACCCTGAGCCCGCACCGGTCGGCGGTG
This Anaeromyxobacter diazotrophicus DNA region includes the following protein-coding sequences:
- a CDS encoding M48 family metallopeptidase; this translates as MAFDSSLQLPRERTLFKLGAVFSGLAWTALVVSIVGLLYGALIGLFVLAARALFLAHVRGNGVRVSERQLPEVHASVKAAAERLGLDGAPEVYVVQGGGALNAFATRLFSRRFVILLSDLLDQCQDPRQLDFLVGHEVGHLAAGHLRWSTFLLPFHLVPWLGAAYSRAREYTADRCGLRVAGDLEQAARALLVLAAGGRVASRADLGAFTAQHSETGGFWMAALELSATHPYLCKRVVALQQVSQAQASAGVRRHPLAWLVSPVVGGLAGGPAAAPLFAVAMIGILAAIAIPNFLRYQERARHGGQAAAVGEASAAGITAEERASLEWVKQVRLQIEQRERQNAKRAR